ACCAAATTCGGCTCTTTTTACGATACTCTTTGGAGAAAATGTCATTGGCTTTCCGTCCTTCTCAAACTGGAGTTCATCTTGGTATTGGTCATATCGCATCGGTACGTCAACGTATTTGTCTCCTTTGGTTGTGACGACGGTCCCCTTTACAAACTGGTCGTTTAGAAAGGGAGAGCCCTGAATGTCTTTCAATGAAAGATTCTGAAGACCGAAACGTTCTCCGTGTATCATTTTTGAAAAACGTACATCGTCGATAGTTTTCAATACTACGTTTTGTGATTTGCCAATCAGTGGTAATATAACAAGGAGTGCAATAATCAGTCGTTTTAATTGTTTCATGGATTTCAGGTTTGAGTTTGTTTTAATTGTCTGAAAATAGAAAAAATCGAAGGATTATGCATGGTTCTTTTGAAGTTTTCCCAAGCTCGGTTTTTCACTTTCGTTGAAGTTTTCAGCATGGAAAAATTTTTAAGTCTCAGTTGCAAATTTCATGCTAATCTATAAACTTTTTCACCCCCGTTACGTTACAGATAATGAGTACAGTAGTTTTTTCTATGGTTTGTTAAGTTAGGTTAGTTGGTTTAATTCTTGATTGATTTCCTTTGCGTTGGTGTTTTAAGGGTTACAACCCCGGTTCGATGGAACCGGGGTTTTTTTAAATTTGCATTCATATGAGTTCACATCATCATAGCCATCATCACCATGAGCAAGCTTCGGTTGATAATATGACCGGGAAGAAGCTTTTTTTGACGATTATTTTGAATTTTCTCATAACAGCTGCTCAGATTGTGGGAGGAATTCTTTCTAACAGTTTAGCGCTGATTTCGGACGCATTGCACAATTTGAGTGATGGTGTGGCTGTGTTGCTTGCGTGGATTGCTTACCGACTTGGAAAAAAGCCGGGTACTCCCCGTCAGACGTTTGGCTTTCGGCGAAGCGAAATATTGGCGGCGTTCATCAATTCAGTGGCCCTGATTGCGATTTCGGTTTACCTGATCGTGGAAGCAGCTCAGCGTTTTGCTGACACGACTCCTGTGGATGGTGGCATTATGTTGTGGCTCGGAATTATTGGATTGATAGCGAATACCATTTCAGTGCTTCTTCTGCAAAAAGACAAAGGAAGTAACATTAACGTTCGGGCTGCTTATTTGCATTTGTTAGGCGATGCGCTTACCTCGCTGGCTGTTATTATTGGTGCCATTGTGATTGAGGTTTGGCAGATTTACTGGATCGACCCGTTGGTGACAGTCATCATCAGTGTATATATTTTGTACCATACCATAGGGTTGCTGAAAGAGTCGACCTCCGTGCTGATGCAGTTTACGCCTTCGGAAGTTGATTTGGTGGAAGCAAAGCAGAAACTGGAAACGTTGCCGGAAATAAATAACGTGCATCATCTTCATTCCTGGGCGTTATCCGAAGGCAGTCTGTATTTTGAAGCGCATGTCAATCTGCAAAATGATCTTCCAACCAGCCAAACCATTGAAGTACGACATACAATCGAAGAACTGCTGCATCATGAATATGGCATCGAGCATGTCACATTGCAGTTTGAATACAACAGCCGTCACCATCCGGGAGTATTGGCAGGAGGAAATGGCTGTTGTTAGTTCTGGTTGCGATTGTTTCGCCGGCTTATTTTACCTCCACAACAAATTCTTTCGGTTCGGTTAAAACGCCGAAAGCCTCCAACTGCATTCCATATCGCTCGGTCACTTCATGAAATTTATCCCGGTGGACCGGATCAACCGCGACCAAAAGTCCTCCACTGGTTTGTGGGTCGCACAGCACTACTTTTTGCTCTTCCGTCAGACGAGAAATCTTGTGCCCGTAGCTATCGAAATTCCGAAATGTTCCTCCCGGGAAGGTTTTATGTTTGATATAGAAATCAAGATTATTCAGCACCGGGACTTTAGCCAATTCTACAGTGGCACTCAGATTACTTCCTTCACAAATTTCAGAGAGGTGTCCCAGTAATCCGAATCCGGTTACGTCGGTAATGGCCGTAACTCCCTCCAATTCCCCCAGTTCCTGACCAATCTTGTTCAGCGTAATCATCGAGTTGCGGGCGACGTCCAAATCTTCTTCTTTCAGAAGACCTTGTTTTTGTGCAGTCGTTAAAATGCCAACGCCCAATGGTTTGGTAAGGTACAGTTCACATCCGGCTTTCGCTGAACTGTTCTTTTTAACGTGGTCACGCGAAGCGATTCCGGTTACGGCCAATCCAAAGACAGGCTCCGGGCCATCGATGCTGTGACCGCCGGCAATGGCAATACCAGCTTGTGCACAGGCTCGTTTGGCTCCTTCGAGAACTTTGCCCGCTGTTTCGGCAGGAAGCTTGTCTACCGGCCAAACCAAAATGGCAATGGCCATCAAAGGTTTGCCACCCATGGCGTAAATGTCGCTGATCGCATTCACCGATGCAATGCCGCCAAAATCGTAGGGATCGTCAACGATAGGCGTAAAGAAATCGGTGGTAGATATGAGCACTTTTTCATCATCGATGGCATACACCGCCGCATCGTCAAGTGTTCCGTTGCCAACCAACAGATTGGGATCGTCAACTTCGGTTTTCGTCTCGGCTAGAATGTTCCGAAGAACCTTTGGAGAAATCTTGCAACCACATCCCGCTCCATGCGAATATTGAGTGAGCCTAAGGGGTTCAACTGGTATTTTGTTATCTGAACCTTTTTCCATT
This Prolixibacter sp. NT017 DNA region includes the following protein-coding sequences:
- a CDS encoding cation diffusion facilitator family transporter, producing the protein MSSHHHSHHHHEQASVDNMTGKKLFLTIILNFLITAAQIVGGILSNSLALISDALHNLSDGVAVLLAWIAYRLGKKPGTPRQTFGFRRSEILAAFINSVALIAISVYLIVEAAQRFADTTPVDGGIMLWLGIIGLIANTISVLLLQKDKGSNINVRAAYLHLLGDALTSLAVIIGAIVIEVWQIYWIDPLVTVIISVYILYHTIGLLKESTSVLMQFTPSEVDLVEAKQKLETLPEINNVHHLHSWALSEGSLYFEAHVNLQNDLPTSQTIEVRHTIEELLHHEYGIEHVTLQFEYNSRHHPGVLAGGNGCC
- the selD gene encoding selenide, water dikinase SelD; the encoded protein is MEKGSDNKIPVEPLRLTQYSHGAGCGCKISPKVLRNILAETKTEVDDPNLLVGNGTLDDAAVYAIDDEKVLISTTDFFTPIVDDPYDFGGIASVNAISDIYAMGGKPLMAIAILVWPVDKLPAETAGKVLEGAKRACAQAGIAIAGGHSIDGPEPVFGLAVTGIASRDHVKKNSSAKAGCELYLTKPLGVGILTTAQKQGLLKEEDLDVARNSMITLNKIGQELGELEGVTAITDVTGFGLLGHLSEICEGSNLSATVELAKVPVLNNLDFYIKHKTFPGGTFRNFDSYGHKISRLTEEQKVVLCDPQTSGGLLVAVDPVHRDKFHEVTERYGMQLEAFGVLTEPKEFVVEVK